The DNA segment AAGCCATTTCGCTGGAGGCCGAGGCAGACCATGTAGTTGCAGTTGATCCACGTCGGGCCTCGCCACATATCCTTGCAGAACGTGCCGGAGTCGAGCGAGATCGACGGGATGGGGAAGGCGGTGCCGAAGGTGGATGGGTTGGCCAGGTGGTCGCGCAGGGACTTGGCGCGGGCGGGCGGCGCAATGCTGGCGAAGAGGGGCATGAATCCGGAGACGGCTTTGACGTCGACGAAGTTGCCGTCGAAGTCGCGGTCCATGTACATGCCATGGTCATCCGACCATAGGAGCTTGTTGACGGCTTTGGCGATGCGCTGGGCGTTGGCTGCGGCTGAGCGCTTCAGGCCCTTTTCGCCAAGCCGATCGGCGATGGCGGCCAGGCATTGATAGTCGTGGCAGAACCAGGCGGCGAAATCCGGGGCATCCAGCAGGACGGCGCGATCGAATCGCGAGGAGTTGTCCAAACCGGACTCGCCGGATCGGCATAAGGCGTTGCCTTCGATGTACCACTCGGGAATGCCGTTGTTGTTCTTGTCGCGGTTGACGCGGTCCCACTCCAGGTACCGCTGCAGATACGGCAGGCACTGCCGGGCGAATTCGAGATCGGCGGTCTTGTCCAGGACGGTCAGGACCGCCCATCCGAGCAGCGGCGGCTGAGTGATCTCGCTGTCGTCGCCCTCGGCGAAGATCATATGGGGCAGAAAGCCGTCGGGCCGGGTCTGTTCGAGCATGGCCAGCACGGCGTCTTTGGCCATTTGCGGATCGACGCGGACCATTCCGAGCGTGTGGAAGGCCGAGTCCCAGAGCCACATGTGCCGGTGCGGCCAGCGGTCGGGCGTGGTCCAGCGGCGGCCGATCTTGCCGCACGGGGCTTCAACGTTGACCTTCATTATCGAGACGGCTTTGAGCAGCAGCCGCGTCTGCTCGGGCGTCAGGCCTTTTGGGACGCAAACGCCGCGGACATACGCGGCGCGGTCGCGAATGACCTGGTCCAGATCGGCGGTCAGGACCTGTCTGATCCGCTGGGCGGAAGGTTTGCCGTCGGCGACGATGACCGCCCATCGCCGGCCTTTGGCGACCGCGTAGACTTCGAGTTTTTCATGTTGTGCCAACCGCACCGGCTTGGACTTGACGGTCTGCCCGGCGGCGAGAAGGGAGCTTCCGGCGGGCGACTGGCCGATGAAGGCGTGATGATCGAGGAACGCGGCGAGGAACGGCCCGTTGCCGGTATCCGCCTCGATCGCGTCGCCGAGGATCATCCGAAAACGAAGTCTCTCCAGTCGCGTGAAGGCGAAGTGGACCTCCACGGGCAACCGGACGATGAACGAGCCCGGTTCGCGGTCGGTGTGGAGGACGAACGGCTGCGACCAGTCGGCATGGCCGTCGATGCCGGAGAAGGCCAGCAATTGGCCGGCGCCCCAAACGTTGGGAAGGTTGACCCCGTTGCTCATGGCAAGCCCTCGCAGTTATGTGCCTCGATAACGATAAGGCCGGGTTTAACGCAATCCGTCGCGGCAATGCAATAAGAAAAACGCCGCGCAGCCGCTGAGCGCGATCTCAGTCGTACCGGCCGTATTCCTTCCACGCCTCGATCATGGCCAGGTAGTTGTCGATCGGGACTTCGCGGAAAACGGCGTTGGAGGCGCCGAGGGCGAATCCGCCGCCGGGCTTGCACGCGAGGCACACGTCGCGGGTCTGCTGGTAGACCGCTTCGGGCGGGCCGTGGTGGAAGAGGCTCAGGTCGATATTGCCGCAGAGGCACAGGCGGCCGTTCACCCGTTGCTTGACGGCGACGATGTCCATTCCGGCGGTCGGGTCGAGGGCCTGGACGGCGTGCAGGCTGCCGGCCGCCAATTGATCGATCATCGTGTCGATATTGCCATCGGTATGGAGGATCGAGCACATGCCGGCGGCCTGGACCGCGTCGGCCCATTCGTTCAGATACGGCATGAAGAACCGCTGGAGGTGCTGCGGGTTGAAGAACACGCCGTGGTTGTCGGCGACGTCGCAGCAGTTAAGCACCGCATCGACCCCCTCATCGGCGAAGCGGGCGATGGTCTCCTTGGAGGCGGCCAGACGTTTGGCCGCCATCGCGTCGATCTCCTCCGGCCGGTCGTAGAGCTGATAGGAGAAATCGACATAGTCGTGTGCGGCGGGCATGCCGATGGTGCCGCCGGACTCGGCGATCACGCAGATGTCGGGGCCGGCCGTCTTCCGGAGGATCTGAAGGAAGCGTTTGGGTCCGTCGTCGGGCAGCCACATGTAGGCCGGTTCGCCCGGCGCGACCTCCCAGTAACCGCCGATCGACGTGAGGGCGGCGAAGTGCAGCCGCTGGGCGACGTCGATCATGATCTCGGCGTTGGCGTGCAGGGCCCGTTCTTGCTCAGCGGGGGTCAGGGCGGCGAACTCGCGGCCGACGATGAACCGCCGGTCGGCGAGCCGGTCGTACAGGTGAAACTCGATTTCCCAGATCGGGCAGGCCTCTTCCGGCTGGTGGCAGCGGAGAGCGGCCATCATTCGCTCGCGTCGTGTCATGTCATGTTCCTTGCCGCCATCTCGGCGTATTCCTTGAGAATCCTCACGTACAGCCGGTAATCGTCGATGGACACTTCGGGCGGGGTCTGATGATCGCAGGCGGCAACGTAGCCGCCGGAGCTCATCGCGGGCAGCAGACGCTCGAATTCCGCCCGGATGGCCTGTTCGCCACGGTGCATGACCGTCTTGTCGAACCCGCCGATCATCCGCAGCGTCGGGTACCGCCGCCGCAGTTCCGGCACGTCCACTCCAGCCATCCGCTCCAGCGGGAGAAAGCCCTCCACCCCCACCTCCATCAACCATGGGACCAGTTCGTGCACCAGCCCGTCGGTGTCGATGAACGGAATGATGCCTCGCTCCTTGAGGGCTGGGATGATCCGCCGATAGTATGGCGCCATGAACTCGTCGAACTGCGACCTGGAAATCATCGGTCCGTGGTTGTAACTCATGTCCTCGGCGAAGGTCATGAACACCGGAACGCAAAGCTCGCAGGCCCGATCGAGCGTCCGCAGGTGATGTTGCAGCAGGTCCTCGTTGATTTGGTGCATCAGCTCCGGATGGTCGTGGAACGCGTACAGGTGCTCCTCGATGCCGAAGAGCGTCCTGGGAAACCAGAAGAAACCCTCCATCGTGAACCACACAAAGAGTTTGCCGTCCCGCTGGCGCCGGTCCCACCGCCGCAGCGTGTCGGCGTCGAACGACGCCTCGGGGTACAGATGCTCGCGGATCCGCTGATAGTCATCGGCATCGGCGATGATCCCCAGTCCGTGCCCCGGCGGGTTCGGACATTTCGGACCCTGCGGGCGGAACCAGTGCTGGCGCATGCCGTCCAGCCCGAAGTAGTCCCGAATCTCCGCCGGATCGGTCAGTTCCGCAGGCAGACCCTCGCGATGCCACCGGTCGGCGGTTTGCGTCCACCAACCGGCCCACTCGATTATCGGAAGTCGATCGACCGAACGGAAACTCAGTATGTTCGCGATGCGCGTCCTGGTATCCACCATCAGCCCTCGATGCCGAAGCCGCTGAAATCAGCAGGCCATTGTAGCGGCGGACCGGGAGCTCGGCAAGCCACACCCGATACGCCCTGTACAAGATCGCCGACGGCTTCAACGCGGCGATCGGCGTCGTCGGGCCTTGCGGGCCAGGGCGAGTCCCACCGTGCCGGCGGTCAGCAGCAGCGGCATGACCGGGTACTTGACGCCGTAGACGATCGGGGTGAGGGCCAGCCGCGTCATCCGGCACAGTTGCGGGTCGGTCGCCACCACCAGCGCGATCGGCGGCGAGTAGCGGTAGTACAGCCCGACCAGCGTGCGGCCCGGAGCGCAGGTCGCCAGATACCGGTCGCGGAAATGGCGAAGCGTCGCCACCTCCGGCTCGAGATGGCTGCCGTAGGCGGCGGTGGCGATGAAGCACAGCGGGCCGAACGGCGTGCCGGACCCGCCCTGCCCCGAGAGTTCGATGACGGCTGAGCCGGTGTCCGGGTCGTTGGTGTCAATGGTCAGCGTGGCTGAGTAGCCCTGCTCGGCGGTCGGCGTAAAGGCGATGGTGACGGCGGTAGATTCGCCGGGCTTCAGCGTCTTGTGGATCCCGTCGTGCGAGAAGTTGACGGTGTCGGTCAGGGTGTAGTTGTCGATCTGGAGTTGATAGGTGCCGCGATTGGTGACGGTCACCGTGGCTGAGGTCTCGCCGCCGACTTCGACCGCGCCGAAATCGACCTGCGAGTCGGACAGCTCGATGTCCGGGTTGACCACCAGCGCTCCGACGCGGTAGTAGCGCGGATAGTAGGAGTCGGCGGTTACCAGGGCTGCGCTGGCGAAGTCGCCCGCGTAGGTTCCGCCGCCCTGGTCGGCGATCGGCACCGTGACAATGTCATCCTGGTACTGTATGGCGATCCGCGTGTCGTCGCCGTTGAAGCTGGGCCAGCCGAAGCCGGTCTGCGGGTTGACCTGCTGGGCCACGAGGCCCGCCTCGCCGGTGATCAGATTGGCGACCAGCGTCTGGTAGGTTCCGTCGGCGTCGTCGACCATGTCGAAGGCGATCATCCAGTCGCGGGTGGTGGCGGCTGTCGGATTGCCGAGGTTGATTCCCGGCGGCGGCGGCGAGACGAGGCTCTCGACGAAGTCGGTCCGGACGTCGATCAGGCCAATGCTCCAGTAGCTGTAGCTGTCGGCGCCGTCGGCCAGGCGCATCTCGCTGAGGGCGTCAAAGACGATCCGGCCGCCGGTGAGGTCAAAGTCGATCACGTCGGCGTACTGGACGATGCTGGAGCCGAACTCGGCGTCGGTCGGCCAGAGGATTTCGATCGCGCGGTCGCTGCCTCCGGTCTCGTCGCTCAGGTCGAGCAGGTAGACCAGGTTATCGAAGTCGGTGCTGGTGAACGCGAAGTACACGCCGTCGCGCGAGCCGGCGATGGTGCGTACGAACCCTTCGGTGGTGAGCCGTTCGTCGTAGGTGTCGTCGGGCGAGAGGCTGGCGATGTGCAGGTTGTTGGTCGCGTCGACGAAGAGCACCTGCTGGCCGTCCTCGACAATCACCGGGCGGGTGGGCGAGACCGGATCCAGCGAGACGTAGAACTCCTCGCCGGTGGCGATCCGCATGCCCAGAAACGGCGTGGTGTCCTCGTAGAAGATGAACACGATGTTGTCGCCGCCCTGGACGGGATCGACCTGTCCGCCGGTGTCGTCGTCCGGCGCGCCGGTATCGCCGACCCCGACGGCGTCCCACGCGGCGGCCGCAGCGGCCGCCTCGGCTGACCCGTCGCCGTAGAGTTCCTCGGCACTCTGAATGGTCGCCCGACGGGCCGAGGCAAAGTCGCTCTGCCGCGTCAGGTGCAGGGTCAGCGCTTGATAGAAGACCCGTTCGACCTTGTCGCGGCCGATGCTGGTTCCCAATCCCTGCTCGGTCAGTCCCTCCGCCATCAGGTAGGCGGCGTGGCTGGGGATCGTGCTGTTGACGTGGACGCCGCCGTTGTCGACGTCGAGCGGCACGTTGCGGTATTCGCTCATGTTGGCCGGTTGCGATCCGATTCCGCTGGCGATCAACCCGTCGCTCTCGATGCCCAGGTGCGGATTGGCCAGGTTGCGCAGATAGCCGGGCGCGACCCGCGCAGCGTCCTCGCCCAGGAGCCAGTCTTCGCGGTCGACCATGCAGGCGAAGATGTCGGACATCGCCTCGTTCAGGGCGCCGGACTGGTACTTGTATTCGAGGTTGGCGGTGTACTGCGTGACGCCGTGCGTGTACTCGTGGGCCGTGATGTCGAGGGCCCGGGCCAGGTTGTCGAAGGTCGTCCCGCCGTCGCCGAACATCATGATCTGACCGTTCCACGCGGCATTTTCCCAGTTCTGCCCGACGTGGACGATGCCGATGTTGTTGAGGCCCTGTCCGTCGATCGAGTTGCGGTTGTGGGTGGTGTAGTAATAATTGCTGGTGAGGGTGAACCAGTGCAGGAGGGTGACTCCGGCGGCGTCCCAGCCCGAGGTGGGAAAATCGGATTGGATGAAGTAGGCCGAGTCCATGGTCTCGGGCGGGGCGTTGCGGGCGTCGAGGACCACGGAGTTGCCGCCGCCGAAGCTGTCGGGAACCGTCGGATTCTGCGAGTGGATGGGCAGCGTCGTTTCGATCAGGTTGTAGACGCCGTTTTCCAGCCAGGCTGAGAAGGTCCGCGTATTGCCGAAGAGATCGACGCCGGAGCCCGAAATGGCTTCGTTCCAGGTGTCGTTGTACTTCTCGATGACGTGTCCGGTGAGGGCGTCGATGAAGTACTGCCAGCGGTCGTAGCCCTCCCAGGCAACCACATCGTAGACCAGCCGGGTTACGTTGCCGGGGCCGACGTGGACGACGAGTTGGACGGTGGACTCCGACCTGACCCGGCCCAGGTCGGCCACCACCACGGCCAGCGCGTCTTGCGCGGTCAGCCGCGGCGTGACGTCAATCGTGGGACTTGGATGCGTGTCGCCTTCGATCAGGTAGACCGAGCCGTCGCCGGCCAGATGGACGATCGCCTGGCGGCCGTGCACGGGCAAGCCGCGGTAGATCTGCTGGAACTTGACGTGCAGGCGGCCGTGCGGATCGGCGATCTCGCGGACGGCTTGGAACTCCTCGCGAGCCTCGCGAACCTTCAGCAGGCCGGCGAACCGCTGAAGGGCGCCGGTCGCCACCGCCGCAGGTTCGGCTTTGGCCCCTTCGGGCGGAGCGTAGAGGGCTGGTCCCTTGATGAACCCAGCGGTCCCGTTGGGGTTCAGGCGGACGTCCAGATCGATGCCCGCCGCTTTGAGGGCCGCCAGTTCGGAACCTGACGGAAGAGGCGATGCGCCTTTGGCCGAGGCGTGCGAGGATCGATCGAGGCGTGTCTTGGCCGCCGTCGCACCGACGGAAGCGACTTTCCACGACTGGTATCGCGTTTCGACGCTGCGCAGACGGCCGCCGACCGCCCGCGGATCGGGTTTGCCGGTTGATGACCGGGAACCAGGAGCGTCCTGCCCGCGGCGCGGCATGGCTGAGGCGCCGGCGGCGAATGAAAGGACGAGCGCGATCACCAGAACGAGACGGCGGGTGGAAGCCTTCATTGGAGTATCCTCCGCAGATTCAAAAGCCCGGTCCGACGCGGCTTGGCCTGCAAGCCCTATCGGACGGAATCCCCCTGACACGGCAATCCGCATCTTTCCGGCGATGCGATCAGCCGCCGGCTCCCGAATTCGGATCCGGTTTCCCCAGATTGTGCTTTTTCATACGGTACCGAAGCACGTCCCGGGTGATCCCGAGGGCGTCGGCCGCCTTGGTCTGATTCCAATTATGGCCTTCGAGGGCCCGAAGGATCAAACGCCGTTCCTGACCGGCCAATCCGTCGCCCGCGTCGCCCGAGATTTCCAGCGGCTCCGGGTCGCCGGTGATTTCCCGCGGCAGGTCGGCCGGCGTGATCTGGCGGCCGGAAGCCAGCAGGACGGCCCGTTCGATAACGTTCTGGAGCTCACGGATATTGCCGGGCCACTGGTAGTTGACCAGAAGGTCTTCAGTGGCGGGCGAGACGGCCGGCTTGGGAACCTTCAGGTCGTCCGAGGCCCGGGCCACGGTGTGGCGGATCAGTTCGGGAATATCGTCGCGGCGGCGGCGAAGCGGCGGCAGGTGGATGGGAAAGACGTTGAGGCGGTAGTAGAGGTCATCGCGGAACTTGCCTTCCTGCATGGCCTGCTTGAGATCGCGGTTGGTCGCGGCGATGATCCGGACGTCGGTGGCGATGGTTTTGGTGCCGCCGACGCGGGTGAATTCGCGTTCCTGCAGGACGCGAAGGAGCTTGACCTGGATGGCGGTGCTCAGCTCGCCGACCTCGTCGAGGAAGATGGTGCCGCCGTCGGCGAGTTCGAAGCGTCCGGGTTTCTGGGCGACCGCGCCGGTGAACGAGCCTTTTTCGTGGCCGAACAGCTCGCTTTCGAGCAGCCCTTCGGGCAGGGCTGCGCAGTTGACGGCGACGAACGGGTGCTCGGCCCGTTCGGAGGAGCGGTGGATCGTCTTGGCGATCAGCTCCTTGCCGGTGCCCGTTTCGCCCAGCAGGAGGACGGTGGCGTTGGTGTGGGCGACCTTGCCCAGCAGTTCCATCACGCCGCGCAG comes from the Phycisphaerae bacterium genome and includes:
- a CDS encoding sigma 54-interacting transcriptional regulator, translated to MWDQQTTSALLEALKAINRTLDVRATLQAIADQAARVMRAEASSVLLLDSRKKALRFLAACGCKGDQLIGDEFDASLGIAGQVLESGRSRQVNDVSDDPSFFQGIDSKLNFRTRNLICSPMIYQGEPIGVIEVLNRRDGAFGDGDLELLEVFANLAAIGTVNAQKFEGLKRENQTLQESVFTDRQIIGAGGSLRGVMELLGKVAHTNATVLLLGETGTGKELIAKTIHRSSERAEHPFVAVNCAALPEGLLESELFGHEKGSFTGAVAQKPGRFELADGGTIFLDEVGELSTAIQVKLLRVLQEREFTRVGGTKTIATDVRIIAATNRDLKQAMQEGKFRDDLYYRLNVFPIHLPPLRRRRDDIPELIRHTVARASDDLKVPKPAVSPATEDLLVNYQWPGNIRELQNVIERAVLLASGRQITPADLPREITGDPEPLEISGDAGDGLAGQERRLILRALEGHNWNQTKAADALGITRDVLRYRMKKHNLGKPDPNSGAGG
- a CDS encoding choice-of-anchor D domain-containing protein — translated: MKASTRRLVLVIALVLSFAAGASAMPRRGQDAPGSRSSTGKPDPRAVGGRLRSVETRYQSWKVASVGATAAKTRLDRSSHASAKGASPLPSGSELAALKAAGIDLDVRLNPNGTAGFIKGPALYAPPEGAKAEPAAVATGALQRFAGLLKVREAREEFQAVREIADPHGRLHVKFQQIYRGLPVHGRQAIVHLAGDGSVYLIEGDTHPSPTIDVTPRLTAQDALAVVVADLGRVRSESTVQLVVHVGPGNVTRLVYDVVAWEGYDRWQYFIDALTGHVIEKYNDTWNEAISGSGVDLFGNTRTFSAWLENGVYNLIETTLPIHSQNPTVPDSFGGGNSVVLDARNAPPETMDSAYFIQSDFPTSGWDAAGVTLLHWFTLTSNYYYTTHNRNSIDGQGLNNIGIVHVGQNWENAAWNGQIMMFGDGGTTFDNLARALDITAHEYTHGVTQYTANLEYKYQSGALNEAMSDIFACMVDREDWLLGEDAARVAPGYLRNLANPHLGIESDGLIASGIGSQPANMSEYRNVPLDVDNGGVHVNSTIPSHAAYLMAEGLTEQGLGTSIGRDKVERVFYQALTLHLTRQSDFASARRATIQSAEELYGDGSAEAAAAAAAWDAVGVGDTGAPDDDTGGQVDPVQGGDNIVFIFYEDTTPFLGMRIATGEEFYVSLDPVSPTRPVIVEDGQQVLFVDATNNLHIASLSPDDTYDERLTTEGFVRTIAGSRDGVYFAFTSTDFDNLVYLLDLSDETGGSDRAIEILWPTDAEFGSSIVQYADVIDFDLTGGRIVFDALSEMRLADGADSYSYWSIGLIDVRTDFVESLVSPPPPGINLGNPTAATTRDWMIAFDMVDDADGTYQTLVANLITGEAGLVAQQVNPQTGFGWPSFNGDDTRIAIQYQDDIVTVPIADQGGGTYAGDFASAALVTADSYYPRYYRVGALVVNPDIELSDSQVDFGAVEVGGETSATVTVTNRGTYQLQIDNYTLTDTVNFSHDGIHKTLKPGESTAVTIAFTPTAEQGYSATLTIDTNDPDTGSAVIELSGQGGSGTPFGPLCFIATAAYGSHLEPEVATLRHFRDRYLATCAPGRTLVGLYYRYSPPIALVVATDPQLCRMTRLALTPIVYGVKYPVMPLLLTAGTVGLALARKARRRRSPR